CGGGCGCAGGTGGGCGACGACCTGCTGGTGACGCTGGGGCACTCGGACTGGGTGCGCGCGCTCGAACGCGGCGAGTCCCGGCCGTTCGAGGCGCTTGAGGAGACCAACCGCCGGGCGCTCGCCGCGTTGCACGCGACGGCGGACGCGGCCTACGAGCGGCGGGACTGGGAGCGCTACACCCAGCAGATGGTGCACTTCCACCTGAAGAACGCCGCGAGCTGGGGCAACGAGCGGACCGGTACCGATCTGGCCGCGCAGGTCGATCCGGCTTTCGTCCTGCGCGAGACGTCAGACGCCGGCCGCGGCGCGAGCCCTCAGCCGGCCTGACCGGCCGCGCCACGGGGCGCGCGCCGGCGACCCGCGCTGCGCGCGCCCGTCGTGTCACGCCGTTCCGCGCTCCCGCAGGAACGCCGCCCAGCCCTTCTCCGGGCGTTCACCGACATCGAGAGACCTCAACCGTTCGAGAACGGCCGGGTCCTGGGCGTCGAGCCAGTCGACGAGTTGCCGGAACGACACGCAGTGCACGTCGTCGCGCGGGCACAGTTCCTTGATCACGTCCTCGACGGCGTTCATGTAGACGCCGCCGTTCCAGTCGTTGAAGTGGTTACCGATGATCAGAGGTGCTCGGTTTCCTGCGTAGGCCCGTTCGAAGGCGGCCAGCAGCCCGTCGCGCATCTCCGCCTCCCCGGCACCGTTGACCATGAAGTTGTAGTCCATGGACAGCGTTTCGAACGTCCGCCCGGGGACAGGCACGGACTGGAGCGGGATGTCCCAGATGCCCTGGCGCTGCTCCGGCCACACCTGGCGGCCGTTGCCGCTTGAGTCGTAGCGGAAGCCCGCCTCCGCGGCGGCCACGAGCAGGTTGTCCTGCCCTTCGAGACATGGCGTTCGGCCACCGATCAATTCCTGGTCATAGTCGAACGGCAGTGGTTCCGCGTCGGCGAATCCAGTCGTTGTCCGCCAGTTCTTGACCATCCACTTGGCCTGCTCGATCTCACTGTGCCAATCCGCGACCGACCAGGTCCCGACGCCGGACGGGCCGCAGAAGTGCCCGTTGAAATGGGTGCCCACTTCGCTGCCGTCGAGCCACGCGGCACGCAGCTGCTCCAGCGTGGCCGCGATGTTCTCGTCCCGCAGGTAGCCGATGTCCGAGGCGCCGGGCGGCTTGCCCGGCGGGTGGTAATCGGTGCGCCGGCTCTCCGGGAGGAGGTAGACCCCGGAGAGGAAGTAGGTCATGTGCGCGTCGTACTCCTTGCCGAGTTCCCGGAAGTGGGAGAACAGGCGGTTGCCGTCCTCGCCCGCGCCGTCCCAGGAGAAGACGACGAACTGCGGCGGCTCCTGCCCCGGCTTGAGCCGTTCGGCCTTCGGCTGGTGCGGTTGCCGGCCGGTGAAGGCGGTCGAGCCGTCGCCGATCAGGCGGACCACCCGCTCCGTGCCGCCGGGCGGCGCCGCCTTCTCCCCCTTGTCCTCCACCGCCGGGCCGTCCTCGCCGCCCGAACACGCCGCGAGGCCCAGTGCCAGCGCGGCGATCACCGCGCCCGTCGCTCTTCTCCCCCGGCCGCCTGGTCCAGCCGCCATCGATCCTCCTGCCGTCCGTGGAACCGTCCGTCGGGTTCTTCATATTTCCCGACAAACGTCCCCTCCGATCGGGAGAGATAGTGGGACGACAAGCTTTTCAGATGACTATTTCCCTCAAAAGGAGTAATTACAGGGCCAATTGAGTCGCTGGACTAGTAGCGAGCTTTACGTGGCATTACTCTCTATTTACTAGCGCTTGAGAGCCGCCATACCGGTCCCATGGACGGAGACGGTTATGTCCGCCCCCCACCGCGCCGATCTGTCCGCCTCGATCTCTGTCTTCCTCATCGCTCTGCCGCTCTCGCTCGGCATCGCCCTCGCCACCGGCGCGCCCTTGCAGGCCGGGCTGGTGGCGGCGGCCGTCGGCGGCATCGTGGCCGGCTCGCTCGGCGGGTCCCACCTGCAAGTGAGCGGCCCGGCCGCCGGGCTCACGGTGATCACCGCCGAGCTGATCCACGAGTACGGGTGGCGCACCACCTGCGCCATCACCGCGCTGGCCGGTCTCACCCAGCTGGGGCTCGCCGCGCTGCGCGTCGCGCGTTCCGCCCTGGTGGTCAGCCCGGCGATCGTGCACGGGATGCTCGCGGGCATCGGCATCACCATCGCCCTGGCCCAGCTGACGATCGTGCTCGGCGGTGCCGCGGAGAGCTCGGCTCTCGAAAACGCCGCGCGGATCCCGGGGTTGCTGGCCGACCCGCATCCGGCCGCCATAGCGGTCAGCCTGGTCAGCGTGGCCGTGCTCCTGCTGTGGCCGCGCCTGCCGGGCCGCGGCGGCGCGAGGGTGCGCAGGGCCGCTCCCGCGGCACTCGCGGCGGTCGCCGCCGCGACCACGCTCGCCTGGGCGGCCGATCTGGACCTGCCCCGGGTGGACCTGCCGGCCTGGAGCAGTCACGCACTGCCCGAGATGCCGGACGGCCCCGTGCTCGGCCTGCTCGCCGCCGTGCTCACCATCACCCTGGTCGCGAGCGTCGAATCGCTGCTCTCCGCGGTGGCGGTCGACAAGCTGGCCGCGGCGCGGCACCGGGCGGGCGGCGTCCGGGTGCCGCGGGCCGACCTCGACCGCGAGCTGCGCGGCCAGGGAGCGGCCAACGTCGTCTCGGGCGTCCTGGGCGGACTGCCCGTCACCGGCGTCGCGGTGCGAAGCTCGGCGAACGTGGCGGCGGGCGCGGTGAGCCGTGCCTCCACGGTGCTGCACGGCTGCTGGGTGCTGATCGCCACCGGACTGCTGGTGGCACTGCTCGAAGTGATCCCGCTGGCCGCGCTGGCCGCCCTGGTGATGGTGGTCGGCGTCCAGATGGTCAACATCACGCACATCCGCAGCGTCACCAAGCACCGGGAGGTGCTGGTGTACGGGGCCACGGCAGGCGGGGTGACCCTGCTCGGCGTGCTGGAGGGCGTGGCGATCGGGGTGGCCGTGTCCGTCGCGGTCGCGCTGCACCGCCTCACCCACACGCGCATCACGCACGAGGTGCTGCCGGACGGCTCCCACCAGGTGCGCGTGCACGGGCAGTTGACGTTCCTGGCCGTGCCCAGGCTGAGCCGGGTGCTCGGCGGGGTCCCCGAGGCCGCCGCGGTGACGGTCGAGCTCGACGGGACGTTCATGGACCACGCGGCCTACGAGTCCTTGCACGACTGGCGCGCGGCGCACGCGGCACAGGGCGCGCCGGTGGAGATCACGGGCCGCGCCGGGCAGCGGATCGGTGCCCCGACGGCCCACGACTGCCGCCCGTGGCAGCCCTGGCACAACCACCAGTGCACGGCAGCGGTGCCCGACGGCGGAACGGCGGGCGCGGGCCCCCGGTCGCACGATCAACTGCTGGGCGGCGTGCGGAACTTCCAGCGCACCACGGCCCCGCTGGTGCGCCGGGAGCTGGCACGGCTCGCGCAGGAGGGGCAACGCCCCGGGCAGCTCTTCCTGACCTGCGCCGACTCCCGGCTGGTCACCAGCATGATCACGTCGAGCGGTCCCGGTGACCTGTTCACCGTGCGGAACGTGGGCAACTTCGTACCGCCACCGGGAGGCGGCTCCACGGACGACTCGGTCGCCGCGGCCATCGAGTACGCCGTGAGCGTGCTGCGCGTTTCCTCCATCACCGTGTGCGGGCACTCCGGTTGCGGGGCGATGCAGGCCCTCAGCACCACGGACGTGTCCCGGCGCGGGGCACCGTCCGCGCAGCCGGGGGCTCCGTCGCCGACCGCGGGCCCCGCGGCGGGCACCGGCGGCGAGGGCCCCCTGGAGCGTTGGCTGCGGCACGGGCGCCCGACGCTCGACCGGCTGGCGCGCCCGCCCGGCGCGGCGCCCCGGATCGACGCGCGCCCGGCCACCGACGCGCTTGAGGTGCTCTGCCTGACCAACGTCGTGCAGCAGCTCGACCACCTCGCAGCGCACGAGTGCGTGGCCCGGCGCCTGGCGGAGGGGAAGCTGGCCCTGCGCGGCATGTACTTCCACGTGGGTGAGGCGCAGGCTTACGTGCTGAGCGGGATGGACGGGCAGGCACCGGTGTTCACGGCGGTGCGGCCCGATGTCGGTTCCGGCCTGCTGACCGGCTGACCCGTGACCGTCGAGCGGCCGTCCGGCGCGCGTCCGGCGCCGCGGCGGCCCGCTCACCGCGGCGTGCGGCCGTTCACCGCAATAGGTCTACACCAGTTGCCTCGTTGCCCTTGTCAAAGCGGCGAACGGACTGATGAGGTGTGCCGTGGGACACAGCCGACGCCGCGAGGAGATGCCGTGAGCAACGAAAGTCTGGCCAACCTCATGACGGAGACGCGGAAGTTCGCGCCGCCGGCCGAGGTGGCCGCCGATGCCAATGTCACCGCCGCGGCGTACGAGGCCGCCGCCGAGGACCGGCTGGCCTTCTGGGCCGAGCAGGCCCGCCGGCTGAGCTGGGAGACGGCGCCGGACCAGACCCTCGACTGGTCGAACCCGCCCTTCGCCAAGTGGTTCGCCGACGGCCGGCTGAACGTCGCGTACAACTGCGTGGACCGGCACGTCGAGGCAGGCCACGGCGACCGGGTCGCCATCCACTTCGAGGGCGAGCCGGGCGACTCGCGGGCGATCACCTACGCCGAGCTGCGCCGCGAGGTGTCCCGGGCCGCCCACGCCCTCACGGAGCTGGGCGTCGCGACCGGCGACCGGGTCGCCATCTACATGCCGATGCTGCCCGAGACGGTGATCGCGATGCTCGCGTGCGCGCGGATCGGCGCGCCGCACTCGGTGGTGTTCGGGGCGTTCTCCGCCGACGCCCTCGCCGCCCGCATCGAGGACGCGGACGCCCGCGTCGTCATCACCGCAGACGGCGGCTACCGCCGCGGGGCGCCCTCGGCGCTCAAGCCCGCGGTGGACGAGGCCCTGACCCGCCCGGGCGCCGCCAACGTGCGCAACGTGCTCGTCGTCCGGCGCACCGGCCAGGACGTTGCGTGGACCGAGGGCCGGGACGTGTGGTGGCACGAGCTGACGGAGCGCCAGCCGGAGGAGCACACGCCGGAGGCGTTCGACGCCGAGCACCCGCTGTTCATCCTCTACACCTCGGGCACCACGGGCCGCCCCAAGGGCATCCTGCACACCTCGGGCGGCTACCTCACCCAGGTCTCCTACACCCACCACGCGGTGTTCGACCTCAAGCCCGAGACGGACGTGTTCTGGTGCACGGCCGACGTCGGCTGGGTCACGGGGCACTCGTACATCGTCTACGGCCCCCTGTCCAACGGCGCCACCCAGGTCCTCTACGAGGGCACGCCGAACACCCCGCACAACGGCCGCTGGTGGGAGATCGTACAGAAGTACGGGGTCACCATCCTGTACACCGCGCCCACGGCGATCCGCACCTGCATGAAGTGGGGCGACGACGTGCCCGCCGCGTTCAACCTGGAGAGCCTGCGCATCCTCGGTTCCGTCGGCGAGCCGATCAACCCCGAGGCGTGGATCTGGTACCGCAAGCACATCGGCGGCGACCGCACCCCGGTGGTCGACACGTGGTGGCAGACGGAGACCGGCGGCATCATGATCAGCCCGCTCCCCGGCGTGACCGCCGCCAAGCCGGGCGCGGCGCAGGTTCCGCTGCCCGGCATCGCCGCCACGGTCGTCGACGACGACGGGAACGAGGTGGCGAACGGCTCGGGCGGCTACCTGGCCCTGACCGAGCCCTGGCCCTCGATGCTGCGCACGATCTGGGGCGATGACCAGCGTTACATCGACACCTACTGGTCGCGGTTCCCCGGCGTGTACTTCGCCGGCGACGGCGCGAAGAAGGACACCGAGGGCGACATCTGGCTGCTGGGCCGCGTCGACGACGTGATGCTGGTGTCGGGCCACAACATCTCGACGACCGAGGTCGAGTCGGCCCTGGTCTCCCACCCGCGGATCGCGGAGGCCGCGGTCGTCGGCGCCACGGACCCGCAGACGACGCAGGCGATCTGCGCGTTCGTGATCCTGCGCGGCGGGGCCGCGGAGGAGGAGGGCCTGGTCGAGGAGCTGCGCGCGCACGTCGCCAAGGAGCTGGGCCCGATCGCGAAGCCGAAGCGCATCCTGCCGGTGGACGAGCTGCCCAAGACCCGGTCGGGCAAGATCATGCGCCGCCTGCTGCGCGACGTCGCGGAGAACCGTGAGCTCGGCGACGTCACGACCCTCACCGACTCGACGGTGATGGAGCTGATCCAGAGCAAGCTGCCGACGGCGTCGAGCGAGGACTGACCCGCTCGCGCGACCGTCGACCACAGGGGCGCCCGGCCTGCCGCCGGGCGCCCCTATACCATTTGCGACATCACTCCCCAGAGCGACGGCGAGGTGTCGCCAACTGACGCCTCACCACCGCAGCACTACTGTCACGTGCACTGACATCCGCCCCGGGAGAAAGAAGAGGGAGAACGCGATGAGCGCAGCCGAAGAGGGCCGCAGCCTCGGGGAGCTGGTCGCCTCGGCCACCGCCGAGCTGTCCGGTCTGGTGCACGACGAGATCGCACTGGCCAAGGCCGAGATGCGGCAGGACGCCAAGAAG
Above is a genomic segment from Streptomyces marincola containing:
- a CDS encoding SulP family inorganic anion transporter, which translates into the protein MSAPHRADLSASISVFLIALPLSLGIALATGAPLQAGLVAAAVGGIVAGSLGGSHLQVSGPAAGLTVITAELIHEYGWRTTCAITALAGLTQLGLAALRVARSALVVSPAIVHGMLAGIGITIALAQLTIVLGGAAESSALENAARIPGLLADPHPAAIAVSLVSVAVLLLWPRLPGRGGARVRRAAPAALAAVAAATTLAWAADLDLPRVDLPAWSSHALPEMPDGPVLGLLAAVLTITLVASVESLLSAVAVDKLAAARHRAGGVRVPRADLDRELRGQGAANVVSGVLGGLPVTGVAVRSSANVAAGAVSRASTVLHGCWVLIATGLLVALLEVIPLAALAALVMVVGVQMVNITHIRSVTKHREVLVYGATAGGVTLLGVLEGVAIGVAVSVAVALHRLTHTRITHEVLPDGSHQVRVHGQLTFLAVPRLSRVLGGVPEAAAVTVELDGTFMDHAAYESLHDWRAAHAAQGAPVEITGRAGQRIGAPTAHDCRPWQPWHNHQCTAAVPDGGTAGAGPRSHDQLLGGVRNFQRTTAPLVRRELARLAQEGQRPGQLFLTCADSRLVTSMITSSGPGDLFTVRNVGNFVPPPGGGSTDDSVAAAIEYAVSVLRVSSITVCGHSGCGAMQALSTTDVSRRGAPSAQPGAPSPTAGPAAGTGGEGPLERWLRHGRPTLDRLARPPGAAPRIDARPATDALEVLCLTNVVQQLDHLAAHECVARRLAEGKLALRGMYFHVGEAQAYVLSGMDGQAPVFTAVRPDVGSGLLTG
- a CDS encoding polysaccharide deacetylase family protein; translation: MAAGPGGRGRRATGAVIAALALGLAACSGGEDGPAVEDKGEKAAPPGGTERVVRLIGDGSTAFTGRQPHQPKAERLKPGQEPPQFVVFSWDGAGEDGNRLFSHFRELGKEYDAHMTYFLSGVYLLPESRRTDYHPPGKPPGASDIGYLRDENIAATLEQLRAAWLDGSEVGTHFNGHFCGPSGVGTWSVADWHSEIEQAKWMVKNWRTTTGFADAEPLPFDYDQELIGGRTPCLEGQDNLLVAAAEAGFRYDSSGNGRQVWPEQRQGIWDIPLQSVPVPGRTFETLSMDYNFMVNGAGEAEMRDGLLAAFERAYAGNRAPLIIGNHFNDWNGGVYMNAVEDVIKELCPRDDVHCVSFRQLVDWLDAQDPAVLERLRSLDVGERPEKGWAAFLRERGTA
- the acs gene encoding acetate--CoA ligase, which gives rise to MSNESLANLMTETRKFAPPAEVAADANVTAAAYEAAAEDRLAFWAEQARRLSWETAPDQTLDWSNPPFAKWFADGRLNVAYNCVDRHVEAGHGDRVAIHFEGEPGDSRAITYAELRREVSRAAHALTELGVATGDRVAIYMPMLPETVIAMLACARIGAPHSVVFGAFSADALAARIEDADARVVITADGGYRRGAPSALKPAVDEALTRPGAANVRNVLVVRRTGQDVAWTEGRDVWWHELTERQPEEHTPEAFDAEHPLFILYTSGTTGRPKGILHTSGGYLTQVSYTHHAVFDLKPETDVFWCTADVGWVTGHSYIVYGPLSNGATQVLYEGTPNTPHNGRWWEIVQKYGVTILYTAPTAIRTCMKWGDDVPAAFNLESLRILGSVGEPINPEAWIWYRKHIGGDRTPVVDTWWQTETGGIMISPLPGVTAAKPGAAQVPLPGIAATVVDDDGNEVANGSGGYLALTEPWPSMLRTIWGDDQRYIDTYWSRFPGVYFAGDGAKKDTEGDIWLLGRVDDVMLVSGHNISTTEVESALVSHPRIAEAAVVGATDPQTTQAICAFVILRGGAAEEEGLVEELRAHVAKELGPIAKPKRILPVDELPKTRSGKIMRRLLRDVAENRELGDVTTLTDSTVMELIQSKLPTASSED